The following proteins are co-located in the Candidatus Atribacteria bacterium genome:
- a CDS encoding rod shape-determining protein — protein MLGMDRSLGIDLGTVSVLIYQKGKGIVLQEPSVVSILRDGGKVLAVGEEAKQMLGKTPGNIIAIQPMKSGVIADYEITEKMLSYFIRKVCGNSKVFRPQVVICVPSGGTEVEKRAAIEAAMQAGARKAYLIEEPMAAAIGAGLDISEPYGNMIVDVGGGTTDIAVISLGGIVVSESLRVAGNDFDENIIKYIKEKYRLMIGEKTAETLKIEIGTAMELEEELFAEIRGRDLVSGLPKSISIGSTEVLKSISASLKIIIEGVKIVMEKVPPELAADIADKGIIITGGGALLRNFDNLLAEVTGIPVYLAENPISCVALGAGKVLDNIHVLRSGLVSSYK, from the coding sequence ATGCTAGGAATGGATAGAAGTCTGGGTATAGATTTGGGTACTGTAAGTGTCTTAATTTATCAGAAGGGTAAAGGAATTGTTCTTCAGGAACCCTCGGTAGTCTCTATTTTAAGAGATGGAGGGAAAGTGTTAGCCGTAGGAGAAGAAGCCAAACAAATGTTGGGAAAGACACCAGGGAATATCATTGCTATTCAGCCTATGAAGAGTGGAGTCATTGCTGATTATGAAATAACTGAGAAGATGTTGAGTTATTTTATCCGAAAGGTTTGTGGAAACAGTAAGGTGTTCCGTCCTCAAGTAGTTATTTGCGTACCATCGGGAGGAACAGAAGTAGAAAAAAGAGCAGCAATAGAAGCAGCGATGCAAGCTGGAGCAAGGAAAGCTTATTTAATTGAAGAACCAATGGCAGCGGCGATTGGAGCCGGCTTGGACATCAGCGAACCTTACGGCAATATGATCGTTGACGTAGGGGGAGGAACCACAGATATTGCCGTTATATCTTTAGGTGGGATTGTGGTAAGTGAATCATTAAGAGTAGCGGGTAATGATTTTGATGAAAATATTATTAAATATATTAAAGAAAAGTATAGGCTAATGATTGGTGAAAAAACGGCTGAAACTTTAAAGATTGAAATTGGAACCGCTATGGAGTTGGAAGAAGAATTATTTGCCGAAATAAGGGGGAGAGACTTAGTGTCCGGATTACCCAAGAGTATTTCTATCGGCTCTACTGAAGTATTAAAATCTATTTCCGCCTCATTGAAGATAATAATAGAGGGCGTTAAAATAGTTATGGAGAAAGTTCCTCCTGAGCTGGCGGCTGATATTGCTGATAAAGGAATTATTATTACTGGTGGGGGAGCATTGTTGAGAAATTTTGATAATTTATTAGCTGAAGTGACCGGAATACCGGTTTATTTGGCTGAAAATCCTATTTCGTGTGTAGCTTTAGGGGCAGGGAAAGTATTAGATAATATTCATGTGCTTCGGAGTGGATTAGTCAGTTCGTACAAGTAG
- the ispD gene encoding 2-C-methyl-D-erythritol 4-phosphate cytidylyltransferase yields the protein MKVVALIAAAGKGKRMNAKISKPFIPISGKPILVYTIEKFEKCQLIDKIYLIVNPEEKDVCYKNIILKYNFHKVQELVEGGETRQDSVYNGIKVLDKDTDIVVIHDGARPLVEEAIIRDSIKNAQKYGAAIAAIPIKDTIKKSKGNFFINKTLNREEIWRAQTPQTFKYDIILFAYSQAYKEKYITTDDAAIVERYGHKVKLITGSEENIKITTPFDIIVAENFLNKGFSFKFKL from the coding sequence ATGAAAGTAGTAGCTTTAATTGCAGCTGCCGGCAAGGGCAAAAGAATGAATGCTAAAATAAGTAAACCCTTCATACCCATTTCTGGTAAGCCTATTTTAGTTTATACTATTGAAAAATTTGAAAAATGTCAATTAATTGATAAAATATATCTTATAGTTAACCCTGAGGAAAAGGATGTATGTTATAAAAATATAATATTAAAATACAACTTTCACAAGGTTCAAGAATTAGTTGAGGGAGGAGAAACTAGACAAGATTCAGTATACAATGGAATTAAGGTATTAGATAAGGATACAGATATTGTGGTTATTCACGATGGCGCTCGTCCTTTAGTAGAAGAGGCTATTATACGAGATTCCATTAAAAATGCACAGAAATATGGAGCGGCCATTGCGGCTATCCCGATTAAAGATACTATAAAAAAAAGCAAAGGTAATTTTTTTATCAATAAAACGCTGAACCGAGAAGAGATTTGGAGAGCACAAACTCCTCAAACTTTTAAATACGATATAATTTTGTTTGCCTATAGTCAGGCTTATAAGGAAAAATATATTACCACAGACGATGCCGCGATTGTAGAAAGATATGGACATAAAGTAAAATTAATAACAGGTTCAGAGGAAAATATTAAAATAACCACTCCTTTTGATATCATTGTGGCAGAGAATTTTTTAAATAAAGGATTTAGCTTTAAATTTAAATTATGA
- a CDS encoding 4-(cytidine 5'-diphospho)-2-C-methyl-D-erythritol kinase, with amino-acid sequence MKKIEIESYSKINLTLNILGKRCDGYHNIETIMQSINLADRIVINEEKEGVKINCNNPLVPTDKQSLSYRSAEKILQRYRINQGVKIEIDKKIPLASGMAGGSANSASILVGINKLFALNLSNKDLKELGEELGMDVPFCIQNGTALACHRGEKVTPLPPINPPMWMIVINPGFEIPTSWAYNNLDLGLIKKEKINTITMLKALKEGRLEEIAKNLFNSFEELIITKFQEVGVIKDRLIGEGALGALMSGSGPTVFGIIRNKGQALRIYEKLKPKYESIWVVHTI; translated from the coding sequence ATGAAAAAAATTGAAATAGAAAGTTATTCTAAAATAAATCTAACTTTAAATATACTGGGGAAACGTTGTGACGGATATCATAATATCGAAACCATCATGCAGTCTATCAACCTTGCGGATAGAATCGTTATTAATGAAGAGAAAGAAGGGGTAAAGATAAACTGCAATAATCCTTTGGTCCCTACCGATAAACAAAGTTTGAGTTATAGGTCAGCAGAGAAGATTCTCCAAAGATATAGAATTAACCAGGGAGTTAAGATAGAGATTGATAAAAAAATTCCTTTAGCTAGCGGGATGGCCGGTGGTTCTGCTAACTCTGCCTCTATTTTAGTAGGCATAAATAAATTATTTGCTTTAAATTTAAGTAATAAAGATTTAAAGGAATTAGGAGAGGAATTGGGGATGGATGTTCCTTTTTGTATCCAAAATGGTACTGCTCTTGCTTGTCATAGGGGAGAAAAAGTTACTCCTCTACCTCCAATTAATCCACCAATGTGGATGATAGTGATCAATCCCGGATTTGAAATACCTACCAGCTGGGCTTATAATAATCTTGATTTAGGATTGATTAAGAAGGAGAAGATTAATACTATTACTATGCTTAAAGCTTTAAAAGAAGGAAGACTTGAAGAAATTGCCAAAAATCTATTTAATTCCTTTGAAGAGTTAATTATTACCAAATTCCAGGAAGTTGGAGTAATTAAGGACAGATTAATCGGAGAGGGTGCTTTAGGTGCTCTTATGTCCGGTAGCGGTCCTACGGTTTTTGGAATTATCCGAAATAAAGGACAAGCCCTAAGGATTTACGAAAAATTAAAACCAAAATATGAGTCAATATGGGTAGTGCATACAATTTAG
- a CDS encoding 2-C-methyl-D-erythritol 2,4-cyclodiphosphate synthase — protein MRIGFGYDVHPLILNEKLILGGEIIPYPKGLEGHSDADVLIHSLIDALLGAAGEGDIGQHFPDDDEQYKNISSLKLLKNIYQILKKKKLAINNIDVSLVLEEPRVAPFFQSMKDNIARVLKISSEKVNIKATTNEKMGFVGRKEGAVSYCVVSLNEYTEKIQQ, from the coding sequence ATGCGGATAGGTTTTGGATACGATGTCCACCCCTTGATCTTGAATGAAAAATTAATTTTGGGAGGAGAAATCATTCCATACCCAAAAGGTTTGGAAGGACATTCTGATGCCGATGTTTTAATTCATTCCCTAATAGATGCTTTATTGGGGGCAGCAGGAGAAGGAGATATTGGTCAGCATTTCCCGGATGATGATGAACAATATAAAAATATTTCCAGTTTAAAGTTATTGAAAAATATTTACCAAATATTAAAAAAAAAGAAACTGGCCATAAATAATATTGATGTTTCTCTGGTTTTAGAAGAACCACGAGTTGCACCTTTTTTCCAGAGCATGAAAGATAATATAGCTCGAGTTTTAAAAATATCCTCTGAAAAAGTGAACATTAAGGCTACAACAAACGAGAAGATGGGTTTTGTCGGTAGAAAAGAAGGCGCAGTTTCTTATTGTGTGGTTAGCTTGAATGAGTATACAGAAAAAATACAGCAATAA
- a CDS encoding DUF1844 domain-containing protein: MKEEETSNENTKKNEEIKDDKVQNEEKEDEIKEKTKKDEKKPEEGFKEPDLPVLFVWFISMLSGKAWEYLGLIMNPETKEINKDLKKAKIVIDSLAFLYDQIKNDLNPEDFKRIESLLANLRMNYVEKLKES, from the coding sequence ATGAAAGAAGAAGAAACAAGCAACGAAAATACAAAAAAAAATGAAGAAATAAAAGATGATAAAGTGCAGAATGAAGAGAAAGAAGACGAGATAAAAGAAAAAACTAAAAAGGATGAAAAAAAACCAGAAGAAGGTTTCAAAGAACCTGATCTACCTGTACTTTTTGTTTGGTTTATAAGTATGTTGAGTGGAAAAGCCTGGGAATATTTGGGTCTCATCATGAATCCCGAGACTAAGGAAATTAATAAAGATTTAAAAAAAGCTAAAATTGTCATAGATTCCCTCGCATTTTTATATGATCAGATTAAAAATGATTTAAATCCGGAGGATTTTAAGCGGATTGAAAGTTTACTGGCAAATTTAAGAATGAATTATGTGGAGAAGTTGAAAGAATCATAA